The segment CCATCGCCCGCCTGAAGGCCATCGCCCCGCAGCAGACCGGCGAGCTGAACACTGGCGACAAGCGCTGCCTGGTGCCACTGACCGTGGCCGACCTTGCCGACCTGTACAGCTCGCACCCCGAAGCACGCCTGCTGGCCGGCGGCACCGACCTGGCCCTGGAAGTCACGCAGTTCCACAAGACCCTGCCGGTGATGATCTACGTCGGCCACGTGGCCGAGCTCAAGCGCATCGACAAGACCGCCACCCACCTGGAGATCGGCGCCGCCACCCCGTTGACCGACTGCTACGGTGCCCTCAACCAAGAGTACCCCGACTTCGGCGCCCTGCTGCACCGCTTCGCCTCGCTGCAGATCCGCAACCAGGGCACCTTGGGCGGCAACATCGGCAACGCCTCGCCGATCGGCGACTCGCCGCCCCTGCTGATCGCCCTGGATGCGCAGATCGTGCTGCGCCAGGGCGAACGCCAGCGTACCCTGGCGCTGGAAGACTACTTCATCGACTACCGCGTCACCGCACGCCAGGACAGCGAGTTCATCGAGAAGGTCATAGTGCCGCGCGCCAGCAACGCCTGGACGTTCCGCGCCTACAAGGTGTCCAAGCGCCTGGACGATGACATTTCTGCAGTGTGCGCCGCCTTCAACCTGCACCTGGAAAACGGCCTGGTCAGTGACGTGCGCCTGGCCTTCGGCGGCATGGCGGCCATCCCCAAACGCGCCCGCGCCTGTGAAGCTGTGCTGCGCGGCAAGCCCTGGACCCAGGCCAGCATCGAGCGCGCCTGCCAGGCCCTGGCCGAAGACTTCACCCCGCTCAGCGACTTCCGTGCCAGCCGCGAATACCGCCTGCTGACCGCGCAAAACCTGCTGCGCAAGTACTTCATCGAACTGCAATCGCCGCACATCGAAACCCGGGTGACCGCTTATGTCTAACCATCACGCCGTCAAGAGCCAGGCCGAAATGGCCGCACTGTTCAGCCAGGACCTGACCACCGGGGTCGGCCGCAGCCTCAAGCACGACAGCGCCGACAAGCACGTGGCGGGCGAAGCGGTGTACATCGACGACCGTCTGGAATTCCCCAACCAGCTGCACGTGTATGCGCGCACCGCCGACCGCGCCCATGCGCGCATCCTGCGCATCGACACCAGCCCCTGCTACCAGTTCGAGGGGGTGCGCATCGCCATCACCCACGAGGATATCCCGGGCCTGAAAGACATAGGCCCAGTGGTGGCCGGTGACCCGCTACTGGCCATCGACAAGGTCGAGTTCTTCGGCCAGCCGGTGCTCGCCGTGGCCGCCCGCGACCTGGACACCGCGCGCCGCGCGGCCATGGCTGCAATCGTCGAGTACGAGGACCTGGAGCCGGTGCTGGATGTGGTCGATGCGCTGCGCAAGAAGCACTTCGTGCTCGACAGCCACACCCACCAGCGCGGCGATTCGGCCGCTGCCTTGGCCAGCGCCCCGCACCGCATCCAGGGCAGCCTGCACATTGGTGGCCAGGAGCACTTCTACCTCGAGACCCAGATCAGCTCGGTGATGCCCGGCGAAGACGGCGGCATGATCGTCTACTGCTCCACGCAAAACCCCACCGAGGTGCAAAAGCTGGTGGCCGAGGTGCTGGATGTACCCATGCACAAGATCGTCGTCGACATGCGCCGCATGGGCGGTGGCTTTGGCGGCAAGGAAACCCAGGCCGCCAGCCCCGCGTGCCTGTGCGCGGTGATCGCGCGCCTGACCGGCCAGCCAACCAAGATGCGCCTGCCGCGGGTCGAGGACATGATGATGACCGGCAAGCGCCACCCGTTCTACGTCGAGTACGACGTGGGCTTTGACGACAAGGGCCGGCTGCACGGCATCAACTTCGACCTGGCCGGCAACTGCGGCTACTCCCCTGACCTGTCCGGCTCGATCGTCGACCGCGCCATGTTCCACTCCGACAACGCCTACTACCTGGGCGATGCCACGGTGCACGGCCACCGCTGCAAGACCAACACCGCCTCCAACACCGCCTACCGCGGCTTCGGCGGCCCGCAGGGCATGGTGGCCATCGAGCAGGTGATGGACCACATCGCCCGGCACCTGGCGCTGGACCCGCTGGCGGTGCGCAAGGCCAACTACTACGGCAAGACCGAACGCAACGTCACCCACTACTACCAGACCGTCGAGCACAACATGCTCGAAGAGATGACCGCCGACCTTGAAGCCAGCAGCGACTACTTCGAGCGCCGCGAGTCGATCCGCCGCTTCAACGCCAACAGCCCGGTGCTGAAAAAAGGCCTGGCGCTGACCCCGGTGAAGTTCGGCATCTCGTTCACCGCCACCTTCCTCAACCAGGCAGGTGCCTTGATCCACATCTACACCGACGGCAGCATTCACCTCAACCACGGCGGCACCGAGATGGGCCAGGGCCTGAACACCAAGGTGGCGCAGGTGGTGGCGCAGGTGTTCCAGGTGGACTTCAAGCGTATCCAGATCACCGCCACCAACACCGACAAGGTGCCCAACACTTCGCCCACCGCTGCCTCCAGCGGCGCCGACCTGAACGGCAAGGCGGCGCAGAACGCGGCCGAAATCCTCAAGAAGCGCCTGACCGAGTTCGCCGCCCGGCACTTCAACGTGACCGAGGAAGACATCGAGTTCCGCAACGGCCATGTGCGCGCCCGCGACCAGATCGTCAGCTTCGAGCAACTGGTACAGCAGGCCTACTTCGCCCAGGTGTCGCTATCGACTACAGGCTTCTACCGCACCCCGAAGATTTTCTACGACCGCAGCCAGGCCCGTGGCCGGCCGTTCTACTACTACGCCTTCGGCGCCGCCTGCGTGGAGGTGATCGTCGACACCCTGACCGGCGAGTACAAGATGCTGCGCGCCGACATCCTGCACGATGTGGGCGACTCGCTGAACCCGGCCATCGACATCGGCCAGGTGGAAGGCGGCTTCATCCAGGGCATGGGCTGGCTGACCACCGAGGAACTGGTGTGGAACGCCAAGGGCAAGCTGATGACCAGCGGCCCGGCCAGCTACAAGATCCCGGCGGTGGCCGACATGCCGATCGATATGCGCGTGAAGCTGGTGGAAAACCGCAAGAACCCCGAGGACACGGTGTTCCATTCCAAGGCCGTGGGCGAGCCGCCGTTCATGCTCGGCATCGCCGCCTGGTGCGCGATCAAGGACGCGGTGGCGAGCATCGCCGATTACCGCGTGCAGCCGAACATCGACGCGCCGTCGACGCCGGAGCGGGTGCTGTGGGGCTGCGAGCAGATGCGCAAGGCGGTGACTGCGGCGCAGCCAGCGGAGCCCGAGCTGGAAACCGTCATTCACTGACAGTGCAAGGCTCTGTAGGAGCGGCCTTGTGTCGCGAAAGGGCTGCGCAGCAGCCCCAGAAATCTTGGTTGCTGCACAGACCCCGGGGCCGCTTCGCGACCCTTTCGCGACACAAGGCCGCTCCTACAGGCGACCTCAGCGCTTTTGAGAGAGGCACAATCATGCACCAATGGATCAACGCCCTCGCCGACCATCAAGCCCGCGGCGAACCCTGCGTGCTGGTGACCATCATCGAAGAGCGCGGCTCCACCCCACGCAACGCCGGCTCAAAAATGGTGGTCAGCGCCAGCGCGCTGTACGACACCATCGGCGGCGGCCACCTGGAGTTCAAGGCCCTGCACATCGCCCGGCAGATGCTCGAGGAGAACCGCCACACCCCGCACCTGGAGCGCTTCAGCCTCGGTGCCAGCCTGGGCCAGTGCTGCGGCGGCGTCACCGTGCTGCTGTTCGAACCCATGACCGGGGTGCAGGCCGAAATCGCCGTGTTCGGCGCGGGCCATGTCGGCCGCGCTCTGGTACCCTTGCTCGCCACCCTGCCCTGCCGGGTGCGCTGGATCGATTCGCGCGAGCAGGAGTTCCCCGAGCACATCCCTCAAGGGGTGAGCAAAATCGTCAGCGAAGAGCCGGTGGACGAAATCGCCGAGCTGCCCGCCGGCAGCTACTGCATCGTCATGACCCACAACCATGCGCTCGACCTGGAACTCACCG is part of the Pseudomonas fakonensis genome and harbors:
- the xdhB gene encoding xanthine dehydrogenase molybdopterin binding subunit translates to MSNHHAVKSQAEMAALFSQDLTTGVGRSLKHDSADKHVAGEAVYIDDRLEFPNQLHVYARTADRAHARILRIDTSPCYQFEGVRIAITHEDIPGLKDIGPVVAGDPLLAIDKVEFFGQPVLAVAARDLDTARRAAMAAIVEYEDLEPVLDVVDALRKKHFVLDSHTHQRGDSAAALASAPHRIQGSLHIGGQEHFYLETQISSVMPGEDGGMIVYCSTQNPTEVQKLVAEVLDVPMHKIVVDMRRMGGGFGGKETQAASPACLCAVIARLTGQPTKMRLPRVEDMMMTGKRHPFYVEYDVGFDDKGRLHGINFDLAGNCGYSPDLSGSIVDRAMFHSDNAYYLGDATVHGHRCKTNTASNTAYRGFGGPQGMVAIEQVMDHIARHLALDPLAVRKANYYGKTERNVTHYYQTVEHNMLEEMTADLEASSDYFERRESIRRFNANSPVLKKGLALTPVKFGISFTATFLNQAGALIHIYTDGSIHLNHGGTEMGQGLNTKVAQVVAQVFQVDFKRIQITATNTDKVPNTSPTAASSGADLNGKAAQNAAEILKKRLTEFAARHFNVTEEDIEFRNGHVRARDQIVSFEQLVQQAYFAQVSLSTTGFYRTPKIFYDRSQARGRPFYYYAFGAACVEVIVDTLTGEYKMLRADILHDVGDSLNPAIDIGQVEGGFIQGMGWLTTEELVWNAKGKLMTSGPASYKIPAVADMPIDMRVKLVENRKNPEDTVFHSKAVGEPPFMLGIAAWCAIKDAVASIADYRVQPNIDAPSTPERVLWGCEQMRKAVTAAQPAEPELETVIH
- the xdhA gene encoding xanthine dehydrogenase small subunit; this translates as MIQFLVNQALHSEHALDPNMTVLQYLREHLGKPGTKEGCASGDCGACTVVVGELVQDELGNDSLRYRSLNACLTFVSSLHGKQLISVEGLKHQGELHSVQKAMADCHGSQCGFCTPGFVMSLFALQKNSQGHDLHQAQEALAGNLCRCTGYRPILEAAEQSCARPCQDQFDAQQAQTIARLKAIAPQQTGELNTGDKRCLVPLTVADLADLYSSHPEARLLAGGTDLALEVTQFHKTLPVMIYVGHVAELKRIDKTATHLEIGAATPLTDCYGALNQEYPDFGALLHRFASLQIRNQGTLGGNIGNASPIGDSPPLLIALDAQIVLRQGERQRTLALEDYFIDYRVTARQDSEFIEKVIVPRASNAWTFRAYKVSKRLDDDISAVCAAFNLHLENGLVSDVRLAFGGMAAIPKRARACEAVLRGKPWTQASIERACQALAEDFTPLSDFRASREYRLLTAQNLLRKYFIELQSPHIETRVTAYV
- the xdhC gene encoding xanthine dehydrogenase accessory protein XdhC, coding for MHQWINALADHQARGEPCVLVTIIEERGSTPRNAGSKMVVSASALYDTIGGGHLEFKALHIARQMLEENRHTPHLERFSLGASLGQCCGGVTVLLFEPMTGVQAEIAVFGAGHVGRALVPLLATLPCRVRWIDSREQEFPEHIPQGVSKIVSEEPVDEIAELPAGSYCIVMTHNHALDLELTAAILKRNDFTWFGLIGSKTKRVKFEHRLRERGFEDALLARMRCPMGLAEVKGKLPIEIAVSIAAEIIATYNACFGQHDAGANAGPIAQLLPPSRRSQAL